The following nucleotide sequence is from Sphingomonas telluris.
CACTTCATGCCTGGATAGAGTTCGGCCTCCACGCCGATCAGCTCGATCTCCGGCTTGAGTGCTCGCGCGGCCGTAGCCACGCCGGACATCAGTCCGCCGCCACCAATCGGGACGACGATCGTGTCGAGTTCGGGCGCATCCTCCAGCATCTCGACGCCGAGCGTGCCAGCGCCCGCGATGATGGCGGGATCGTCGAACGGATGGACGAACACGTAACCTTCCTCGCGCTCCAACTCGCGCGCCTTCGCGTCGGCGTCGTCGAACATGGCGCCGTAAAGGACGACCTTTGCGCCGTGGCCTTCGGTCTGCGTCACCTTGATGGTCGGCGTTGCCGTCGGCATCACGATGATGACGGGAATGCCCAGCCGCTTCCCGTGAAATGCAACGGCCTGCGCATGGTTTCCGGCGGACGCCGCGATCACGCCGCGAGCGCGCTCTTCCGGTGTCAGCTGCAGCAATTTGTTGAGGGCGCCGCGCTCCTTGTACGCCGCGGTGAACTGCAGGTTCTCGAACTTCAGCCAGACTTCCGCCCCGATAATCTCTGACAGCGTCCTGCTCTGGAGCATGGGCGTTCGGTTCACGGAGCCGCGAATGCGCTCGGCGGCGGCGCGGATGTCATCGATCGTGGGAGGTTGCACGCTGGACGGCTGAAGCATGGCCATCCGCTAGACCTTCCGCAGTCATTCAACAATGCTATGCCGCGCCGATGAAGAGACGCCTGTTCGCAGCCGCTATCGCCATGCTGCTTTCCTCTCCCGCCCTCGCCAATACTTTGATCGACAATGCCAACGGCATTCAGGTCGGGCCGGACGGGAAGTTGCAGCGCTTCGCTGGGCTGCTGGTCGGAAATGACGGGAAGGTCGTTCGGGTCCTGCACGCTGGCGAAAGCGCGCAGGCCGACACGCGTGTCGACGCGCAGGGGCGCACGCTTTTGCCCGGCCTGATCGACGCGCACGGTCACGTGATGGGACTGGGCATGGCCGCCCTTCAGCTCGACCTCGTTGGCACGACGTCAGTTGGCGACGTGCAGCAGCGGCTCAAGGTTTATGCGGCAGCTCGGACGAGCGATTCATGGCTGATCGGGCGCGGGTGGAACCAGGAGCTTTGGAAGGAATCGCGCTTTCCAACGGCAGCGGATCTGGATGTAGCCGTTTCAGACCGCCCGGTGGTCTTGGAACGGGTCGACGGTCACGCCGTCGTCGCAAACAGCGCCGCGCTGAAAGCCGCAGGGATCACGGGAGCAACCAAGGACCCGGTCGGCGGAAAGGTCGAGCGCGACGCCAACGGGAGTCCGACGGGACTGCTGGTCGACGCGGCGATGGACCTGGTGAACTCGAAGGTCCCGCCTCCGTCGCCGGCGCAGCTCGCACAGGCGCTGGATAAGGCACAGGAGCAGCTGCTGGCGGTCGGCATTACGGCGACCGGCGACATGGGAACGTCCGCTTCGCATTGGGCCGCGATGCAGGCCGCCGGCCAAGGTGGCAAGCTGAACGTCCGCATCATCAGCTATGCGTTCGACGTGCAGAACATGCGGGCCGTGGTCCCGAACGGACCGACGCCCTGGCTGTTCGCTGACCGGCTTCGGATGGGCGGCATCAAGCTGTACGCGGACGGCGCGCTCGGATCGCGCGGCGCCTGGCTGAAGCGGCCGTACGCGGACAAGCCCGACACGCGCGGCCTCCAGTTCCTCAAGGACTCCGAACTGCTTGCAAAGGCGGACGAAGCGGCGAGCCACGGACTGCAGGTAGCCGTCCACGCCATCGGAGACGCGGCCAACGCGCAGGTCATCTCAACCTACGAACAACTATCAAAGAAGTACGGCAAGGACCGTCGCTGGCGCATCGAGCATTTCCAGATCGTCGATCCCGCCGACATTCCGCGCCTTTCGCCTGCAGGCATCATCGCCTCGATGCAGCCGACCCATCAGACCAGCGACCGGCTGATGGCGGAAAAGCGTCTCGGCCCGGATCGCCTCAAAGGCGCCTACGCCTGGCAAACGGTCCTAAAGTCGGGAGCGAGGCTCGCGTTTGGGTCCGACTATCCGGTGGAATCGCCGAACCCCTTCCCCGGTCTGTCCGCAGCGATCAGCCGACAGGACGTCGACGGACAACCAGCCGGCGGCTGGATTCCGTCGGAGCGGCTGACGTTCGAGCAAGCGCTCAACGCCTTCACGCGCGACGCGGCCTACGCCGGCTTCTCGGAGGACAAGATCGGCGCTCTCGAACCCGGCAAATGGGCGGACTTCATCCTGGTCGACCGCAACATCGGCAAGGTGGACGCACGGTCGGTCGCGAAGACGCAGGTGCTGCAGACGTGGGTTGCGGGCAAGAAGGTCTGGGAGCGAACGACTACCGCTTCCGCTGAGCCCGCTCGATAAGCATCGCCGGCGTGAGGATTTGCGGCAGCTCCTCCGCCTCCTTGCCGGGTTCGTACCACAGATAGAGCGGCACGCCTGCGCGCCCGCGGCTTTCGAGGAAGCGCGTGATGGCCGGATCGCCGTTGGTCCAGTCACCAACGAAAACCGCGACGTCGGCATCGTCGAATGCCTGCTGCACCTCATTGCGATTGATGCTCGTCGCCTCGTTGGCCTTGCAGGTCAGGCACCAGTCGGCCGTGAAATAGACGAAGGCCGGCTGTCCCCTGCCGAGGCTTTCCCGGACGTCGCGTTCGGTCCATGAAGCGGCATCCTCGACGCTCGGTGCTTTGGCCGCAGGCGGCGGCAACGCCCAGACCACGAGGCCGGCGATCGCGACCGCTCCCAGCGTGGCAATGTAGCCGGTCTGCTTCCCCTTCCGCTGCAGTAGGCCCGCACCAATTAGGTTGAGCGCGACCAGGATGCCCGCGGCAATCGAAAGCTCCAGCGCGGTCGTCCCGCCGAGGCGATAGATCAGCCACAGGCAGCCCATGGCGGTGAGCGCCATCGGGATCGCCAGCAGCCGCTGAAGCGTGACCATCCACGCTCCGGGCTTGGGCAGCCGCGTTCGAATTGCCGGAATGAAGGCTATAGCCACGAACGGAAGACCCAGGCCCAAACCCAGCGCCGCAAACACCGCAACCGAACCGGCAGGCGGGAGGAGCAAGGCGGTCCCGAGAGCGGCACCTAGAAACGGACCAGCACAGGGCGTCGCCACGAAGGCCGCAAGCGCGCCTGTGCCAAAGCTCGTGCTCGGCAGCGCCTCCGTCGCAACGGCGGGCACTTCGAAGACGCGCAGCAGGTTCAGCGTGATCGCAAGGATCAGTAAAAACAGGAGGACGAGAGTGCGAGGGTCCTGAAGCTGGAACGCCCAGCCGGCCGCGCTTCCGCTCGCCCGCAGCGCGAGCAACGCGGCCCCCAACGCTCCCGTGCCCACAATCGCCCCGGCGACGTAGCCAAGCGCGTCGCGCCTCGCCGCCTTCTCCTCGCCCCCACCCCGCGCGAGATGGAGCGCCTTGAGCGCCAGGATCGGAAACACACAGGGCATCAGGTTCAGGAGGATGCCACCCGCGATCGCGCCCAGTACCGCCCAGACGATCGCGTTGGGAGCGACCTCGCCGATCGTTCGACCGCCGTGCGGAACTGTGCCGGGAAGCGCGTGCACTTCCAACCCACGGCCATCCCCATAGGCCAGCACACCTGTGAAATCCTTCGGCTCGCCCGACCGGCGGGGAAGCTCCGCGATCAGCTGGTCGCCGAGGCGGCGGAAATGCTGCTTGCCCGCATAGTCGACCGGCCCGTCGGTCGCCGGAAAGAAATAGGGCTTGTCGACTTCCACCTCGCTCGGAAGCGGTATCGCCACTTCGAGCTTGTCGCCGGCAATCGCGAACCTCGCCTGCGTCGCCAGC
It contains:
- a CDS encoding threonine ammonia-lyase, which codes for MLQPSSVQPPTIDDIRAAAERIRGSVNRTPMLQSRTLSEIIGAEVWLKFENLQFTAAYKERGALNKLLQLTPEERARGVIAASAGNHAQAVAFHGKRLGIPVIIVMPTATPTIKVTQTEGHGAKVVLYGAMFDDADAKARELEREEGYVFVHPFDDPAIIAGAGTLGVEMLEDAPELDTIVVPIGGGGLMSGVATAARALKPEIELIGVEAELYPGMKCAVDGHERPVGGDTLAEGIAVKEPGQLTSRILKELADDIVLVPEREIERAVAMLVGIEKTVVEGAGAAGLAALLADPERYRGKKVGTILCGGNIDTHLLATVLVRDLARQGRMARLRIAAQDRPGALASIATCCQEAGVNIIEIYHSRIFNRLPAKDTIIEVECEARDAEAIDDVIDRLEKAKFRVERASLD
- a CDS encoding amidohydrolase; translated protein: MKRRLFAAAIAMLLSSPALANTLIDNANGIQVGPDGKLQRFAGLLVGNDGKVVRVLHAGESAQADTRVDAQGRTLLPGLIDAHGHVMGLGMAALQLDLVGTTSVGDVQQRLKVYAAARTSDSWLIGRGWNQELWKESRFPTAADLDVAVSDRPVVLERVDGHAVVANSAALKAAGITGATKDPVGGKVERDANGSPTGLLVDAAMDLVNSKVPPPSPAQLAQALDKAQEQLLAVGITATGDMGTSASHWAAMQAAGQGGKLNVRIISYAFDVQNMRAVVPNGPTPWLFADRLRMGGIKLYADGALGSRGAWLKRPYADKPDTRGLQFLKDSELLAKADEAASHGLQVAVHAIGDAANAQVISTYEQLSKKYGKDRRWRIEHFQIVDPADIPRLSPAGIIASMQPTHQTSDRLMAEKRLGPDRLKGAYAWQTVLKSGARLAFGSDYPVESPNPFPGLSAAISRQDVDGQPAGGWIPSERLTFEQALNAFTRDAAYAGFSEDKIGALEPGKWADFILVDRNIGKVDARSVAKTQVLQTWVAGKKVWERTTTASAEPAR
- a CDS encoding protein-disulfide reductase DsbD family protein, with the translated sequence MLGRLLLLIAMLLAPAVAQARGVEPELVAEGQAPPGGEVELAIRMRPKAGWHGYWLNPGDAGLPMDVKWQLPPGFSGGALRYPVPTRLTVAGIMNYVFERDYAVLVRLRVPKDAKGTVPIRAEAHWLACTDKICVPEQGELSLDLPVGTDESENRAQFDQWRQALPRPLATQARFAIAGDKLEVAIPLPSEVEVDKPYFFPATDGPVDYAGKQHFRRLGDQLIAELPRRSGEPKDFTGVLAYGDGRGLEVHALPGTVPHGGRTIGEVAPNAIVWAVLGAIAGGILLNLMPCVFPILALKALHLARGGGEEKAARRDALGYVAGAIVGTGALGAALLALRASGSAAGWAFQLQDPRTLVLLFLLILAITLNLLRVFEVPAVATEALPSTSFGTGALAAFVATPCAGPFLGAALGTALLLPPAGSVAVFAALGLGLGLPFVAIAFIPAIRTRLPKPGAWMVTLQRLLAIPMALTAMGCLWLIYRLGGTTALELSIAAGILVALNLIGAGLLQRKGKQTGYIATLGAVAIAGLVVWALPPPAAKAPSVEDAASWTERDVRESLGRGQPAFVYFTADWCLTCKANEATSINRNEVQQAFDDADVAVFVGDWTNGDPAITRFLESRGRAGVPLYLWYEPGKEAEELPQILTPAMLIERAQRKR